The DNA segment ACGTTACTAAACTTCTAAAAGGCGTGCTAAAATTCTCCATTTAATTAGGCATATACTATAGAAATagctttaataattattttgttatataccaaaattaatatatactaatattatttaaattctataaTAACCTATCTGCACTTCCATATTACAACTTAATAAAATCATCATATCAAATTCATTAATGTAAACAACAAAAACTTGTTTagtaaaatatatgtaaatcgAATTAAAAGCAtttagaacaaaattaaaatcttattctATTGAATTTAGTCGTAAAGAAAATATCACttagtaatataatttaaaaaccccaaatataatatatatatatatatatagtgtgtgtatatatatatatatatatttgtatcaaTTATGACACTTAAAATAAGTTCAATATATAGCTCAACATAAAAACAATGCAAGTCCAAATCATATTTAGTCATGACTTGCTGCTAAAGGCATAAatatcatatgaaaaaaaaaaagtctcaagGATTGTTTtcggaaaataataataataataataaaagactaCAAATACACCACGgtggttatttatttttattttttattttggtaataACATCAGTCTGTTGGTATTTTCTGAAAggctaaaaaaatctaaaaaaaaaaaaaaggcaagctAACCTATGCAGGCAACCGACCTTCACTCAAGAATAACAAGAGGCTATGCGACATAGAATTACCGAGAAGAAAGGGAAGCATGTGACAGAGCCCAGGTGGTTGAAAACTGAGAGCTTGGGCAGGAGTTTTGCTTGCTCTGTTTGGATGTAGGGAAAACAGGGGCTTAGGTGGTTTATAGAGGCCTAAGCGGGGTGGTGGTGCAAGGAGGTTTAGGGTGGTTGGCTACTTTGAAGGCACAAGGAATCTCGCGTCAAGATGGATGTACTCAGTTGGGTTTCCGTGGGAAAAAAGGCAGCAGTGCTTTGGTGCAATGGAGGCATAACACGGCGTGGATGTGTAGTAGGCTAAGAGAAGTGTTCTTCCAAGTATGTCAAGTTGTATTAAGGATAAGTCCAAGATCATATTCTATTTTGAtaaagggttatcaaagtatttgtaatatttttattctaaaaaatgtATCGACTAtgagagaatgaaaataaatgtgaatctatatttttaaaattaccaAGAATCAAGATATTTAAGGAAAATATgtagaagttgaattaaacttgtaagaagcaataaaacaaatacttGGGATGTAATTTTCGTCCATTTCTAATTTGAAGTCAGATTTATctctaatttcatcttctttcaaccattttctcatttcaaGAGATTATGATCGGTTAATTAAACAATGAGCACACTTTTCAGTATAATCAAAGtacttgacagattttataacaagtgtaaaagtgaaagaaagccatcaaaATCTTGGTACAAGTTCAAACATCAATCGTGCATTTATGTCTACGACTAATTAAGTTTAAGAACATAGAATTTTAATCCTTCTCATAggcaaaatgaaatacaatctatcaagttaatcattcaaaatttcataacttTGAAGAAAATCCAATCCAAAATAGTCATgagttactcattgaatcccaaacTAAAAATCTAAcctatcatttctaaattaaCAAAATGCCTAAAAGTAATGAACCCTAACATTTCAAGTTgctgtatgaaaataaatgcaaaagaataaaaataacaagctaaacaataatcaaaatgatttaaagaaaagaagtgcTGAAAACATCCAAAtgaaaaactgcaaaaaaaataaataaataaactaagaaccgagaaagaaaataaaaagaactggGAACGAAAAGAATAAAAGCTTAAAGCAAGAAATTCAAACTAGCCTAGAGCTCCTTGTTCTCTGTCTGAACAAAactagcaaaagaaaaaaaaaatccaaacgaGAGAGAAAGCCTCTTTCCTTAAGGTCTAGAACCCCTGGTTTCACTTctgaacccaaaaaaaaaaaaatgttcccctctctcttctctcgAAGACAGAGTAGGGTTTAGTACCCTTGGTTTCTCGACACGGGGAACAATCTCACAGGCTGTGAGGGCATCAGCGGTTGACAATTAAAATGGTAGAAGACAATCTGACCAAGAGGTGGGAAAGGCTCCATTTGTCGAAGGAAGAGACATCTGTGTTTCAAGTTAAAACGAAGGGTGCGAAGGAAGGAAACCTATGGGGAAAGCTCTGCATCATCGGAAAGGTGGTATCGGAAAGGGGAGTCAACAACGAGGCTTTCAGGGTGACAATGTCTCAAATTTGGAGACTACAAGGGTGGGCACGTTTCAAAGAACTTAATGAACAATGCTTCCTAATATAGTTCCAACAAATACAGGATAAAGAAAAAGTACTAAGCGGTAGACCCTGGTTCTTTGATAGGAATCTAATAACAATACAAGAAGTAGATGAAAGTGTATCTGTCAATGCATTGAAATTTTAGTACAAGCCATTTTGGGTGCAATGCCATAACTTACCACTAGCTGCAATGACTGAAGGAGTAGGAGAGGAATTTGGTTCATCCCTGGGACACGTGATAAGGGTGGACGTAGACTCTGATGGATCTGCTTGGGGTAGGTGTTTAAGAGTGAGGGTTGCACTGGACCTTACTTAACCATTATTGAGGGGGAAATGGTTGGAGTTTGAAGGGGAGAAGATCTGGGTCTCCTTTAAATATGAGCGACTCCAAAACCTCTGCTTCCATTGTGGGATCCTTTCCCATAAAGGTAGAACATGCTCAAGACCAAGGTTTGACCACAACTAAGAGGAACAACAACCAGTGCAGTTTAGGGCTTGGCTACAAGCTCAACCAATGAATACAAACTTGtttgattttagaaaatatggAGGCAAGCCCGTATACAACAACAAGAAAGAAGAACAACATGAGGAGAGGTTCAGGCAATAGGAAACAAACCATGGCAAGTATAAGATTGGGGAACCAAGAAGGACAATGAAGAGAAATCATTGAGAGAGGGGAAAACATATGAACATAGCAACAAGGCAGTAAACCCAACACCCAAAACCTCGGGATCAGTAGAGGAGGGGCTCAATCCAGTACCAACCCAAACTCAACTCCCAACTGGGAAAGAGGTTCCTACAGAAACATTCTTCCAAATGGAGTTAGACCAAACCACCTCTAGTTTGAGAGGAACAAAGGCCAAAGTAGAGTCCACCCTAAGTGATGTTGGTAATCTAGCTGAGGGAAGAGCAGATAGAACCAGGAGAAGCAACAACTTGAGATCAGATAATGGGAACACTAAAACAGGCAAGTGGAAGAGGAAGGCCAGAGGAGAGGCAAATTCTAGAATGGTCTTGGGGGATATCACAAACTCCAACCAAGTGGTAGGGACCAAAAGAAGAATCTGGAAAAATAATACAGAGGGTGATATGTctccaaaaagaattaaaagcaGTGAGGTTAACAAATTAAACCAACTTGAAAAGGCAGAGGCTGGACTCCAGCCCTGCCAAAACCaatgagtattttaatatggaattgtcgagggcttgggaacccttggaCAATTCGAATCCTTAGGAAGTTAACAAAGGACAAGTGCCCACACTTAGTGTTCCTAGTGGAAACTAAGTGCAACAAAACATGGATGGAAGAAGTAAGATGTTCTCTGAGGTTTGATAGCTATTTTGCAGTGGACAATGTGGGAACATGTGGTGGAATTGCTATGCTATGGAAAGAAGATTGGAAAGTCCAAATTACAAGCTACACCCCATGGCGTATTAATGCTCATGTACAGGGTGAGGGAGGCAATCCTAACTGGCAATTTACTGGGTTCTATGGCCACCCAGAtacattgaaaagaaaaagcagcTGGGAGCTCAAAATCCTTAAGCCAATCCCATCAATGCCCTGGCTATGTTGaggtgactttaatgaaatcctTGATCAAAGTGAGAAAATAGGGAGAGCAAGGAGACCATACACTCAGATAGAACTTTTCAGGCAAGTGTTAGAACAGTGTGGGATCCGGGACATTCACTCCCAAGGAGAGAAATTTACCTGGTCTAAAAACAGAAGGGGTAGAGGGTTTACAAAGGAGAGAATTGAGAGGGCAATGGCCAATAAGGAGTGGAGTGAACTTTTTAACCAGGCTTACTGCAACACTTTGGCAACTGTTAAATCAAATCACTCCCCATtacatgtcaattgaagcatATAGTGTATGGAAGGGGTAGAAAAAACAAGGTTTTTATATATGAAGCAGGATGGGAACTTAAGGAGGAATGTAGAGGGGTTATTAAAGAGGCATGGAACAAAGGCCAAAAAGGGAATTCACAGGCAAATAGAATGAGATACAAGTTTAACCAGTGTAAGAGGGACTTGCTAATGTGGAAACAAAAAGCAACACAGCAAGCACAAGGGGACTTAGCTCATATTTTGACCAGTATTAGTCACTTACAAGATACTGGTGATGGCTCACATATGGACAGAATGCAGAACTTACAAAGAAAACTTGAAACTTCACTAGCTAAAACTGAGATGAAGTGGAAACAATGTGCCAAACAGCATTGGCTGAGGAATGGAGACAAAAACACACATTTTTTCCATATGCAAGCAAACCAAAGAAGGAAAACTAACTCCATCAAATTCATTTCAGATAGTGCTGGGAATATAGCTCATGAACAAAAAGATATTGGAGAAGTTTTCACAggttttttctcctctcttttcaCTACTTCCTTGCCTGTTAACTTTGAAGCTTGTCTACATGCTTTACAACCACAAGTTACAATTGAGATGTCTACTAGTTTATTGAAAAAGTTCACAATTGAGGAGGTTAGGGAAGCCGTGTTCCAAATGAATCCATTGGGTTCCCCTGGACCCGATGGATTCCCTGCTCAGTTCTATCAGAAACACTGGGAGGTGGTGGGGGAAGATGTCTATAAATTTGTTCTCCAAGCTATTAACCAGGGTGGCACACTTCAAGAGGTGAAGGACACCTTCATAGCTTTGATCCCCAAGGTTAAAAATCCTATAAAGGTAACTGAATTCCGACCCATAAGTCTCTATAATGTGCTTTACAAGATAGTCACAAAAACTTTAGCAAAAAGATTGAAGTGCATACTCCCTTCCCTCATATCTGTaaaccaaagtgcttttgtccctGGGAGACTAATCTCAAATAACACTTTAATAGCATATGAGGTTTTACATTCAATGCAATCAAGGATGAAAGGGAGGAAAGGTTTCATGGCACTCAAGTTAGACATGAGCAAAGCCTACAATAGAGTTGAGTGGGGGTTTGTAGAAGCTGTGATGCAAAAAATTGGCTTTCCCCAACATTGGGTCCACCTGATCCAAAAATGCCTTAATTCAGTCTCATACTCAATCCTAGTAAATGGAGAGCCCCAACAAAAATTCTACCCCTCTAGGGGAATCCGCCAAGGGGACCCCCTCTCCCCCTACATTTTCATACTATGTGCTAAAGCCCTTTCTACACTACTGAACCAAGCTGAAGATAGAGGAAGCTTAACTAGTGCACCACTGGGAAGAGGCCCCACAAAGGTaaatcatctgttttttgcagatgatagcctcATTTTCTGTCAAGCTACAACTGAGGAGTTAAGTAGATTGCTAATGATCCTAGAAACTTATGAACTAGCCTCAGGACAGGTACTAAACAAGGAAAAATCTTCAGTATTT comes from the Carya illinoinensis cultivar Pawnee chromosome 8, C.illinoinensisPawnee_v1, whole genome shotgun sequence genome and includes:
- the LOC122274591 gene encoding uncharacterized protein LOC122274591: MELDQTTSSLRGTKAKVESTLSDVGNLAEGRADRTRRSNNLRSDNGNTKTGKWKRKARGEANSRMVLGDITNSNQVVGTKRRIWKNNTEGDMSPKRIKSSEHIVYGRGRKNKVFIYEAGWELKEECRGVIKEAWNKGQKGNSQANRMRYKFNQCKRDLLMWKQKATQQAQGDLAHILTSISHLQDTGDGSHMDRMQNLQRKLETSLAKTEMKWKQCAKQHWLRNGDKNTHFFHMQANQRRKTNSIKFISDSAGNIAHEQKDIGEVFTGFFSSLFTTSLPVNFEACLHALQPQVTIEMSTSLLKKFTIEEVREAVFQMNPLGSPGPDGFPAQFYQKHWEVVGEDVYKFVLQAINQGGTLQEVKDTFIALIPKVKNPIKVTEFRPISLYNVLYKIVTKTLAKRLKCILPSLISVNQSAFVPGRLISNNTLIAYEVLHSMQSRMKGRKGFMALKLDMSKAYNRVEWGFVEAVMQKIGFPQHWVHLIQKCLNSVSYSILVNGEPQQKFYPSRGIRQGDPLSPYIFILCAKALSTLLNQAEDRGSLTSAPLGRGPTKPQDSGTFEKYLGLLVMVGRAKVAAFHSLIDRTWARVANWKTKHLSNAGKDILLKAVLQTIPTYAMGIFLLPIAITRKMNQLLRKFWWGYKEDSSKIHWISWEQLSSGKELGGLGFRDFQSFNLAMFSKQSWRMLQDPTSLVTRVYKQKYFSKVGLLESNLGSAPSYAWRSIHAGLAMLKKGLLWRVGNGTSINLWKEKWIPTLPSQQISSIRGNDVWCEVVSDLIDPNLKTWREDLLQELFSNQEIEAIKTIPISLGGREDKMTWQASNNGQYTIKSGYHYQRSLISELEGEASRKHSDKDVCKKLWKMKVAPVVKFFVRKACSEALPTCANLTRRKILEDSLCPICKREPETSGRALWGCSAARDVWSQGCIKVQKMSHHNNLFFNVWILLVQQLDQAELVIGTLRATRGVTETPFDAEAQGLLLAVVFCKEIRLRNLVLEGDSKQVIDILQIEGSNWSRGGLMVEDARQVLNSWSQWTGVHACREANMAAHELAKSALNFSVDLYDIEECPLCIQSIVAIEML